The nucleotide window GCTCGCACAGCAAGGACGTCTTGCCGAAGCCGATCGCGTGATGACCGAACTCGAAGCGAAGGTGCGCCGCGAATACGGCCGCGAGTTGCCGCCGCCCGCGCCGCCGGCGCCGGTTGCACCGCGCGGCAGCTTCCGCGATATGTGGGTGCCGCCGTATCGCAGCCGTACGCTGATGATGACGATCTTCAATATCTTCCAGACCGTGGGCTTCTACGGCTTTGCGAACTGGGTGCCGACGCTGCTGATCAAGCAGGGCATTACGATCACCACGAGCCTGATGTATTCGAGCGTGATCGCTTTGGCGGCGCCAGTAGGTCCGGTTATCGGGCTTTTCATCGGCGACCGGTTCGAGCGCAAGACCGTGATCGTGGTGATGGCTGGTGTGAACATCGTCTGCGGCTTGTGGTTCAGTCAGGCGGCGGGCGCGGTGTTGCTGGTGAGTCTCGGCGTGTGTCTGACGCTCGCCGGCAACATCATTTCGTACAGCTACCACGCGTATCAGACTGAGCTTTTTCCGACCAGCATTCGCGCACGCGCGGTAGGGTTCGTCTATTCATGGAGCCGTTTTTCCGCGATCTTCACAGCGTTTCTGATTGCCGCTGTGTTGAAGCAGTTTGGCACCACTGGTGTTTTCGTCTTTATCGCTGGGGCGATGCTGATCGTCATGCTGGCAATCGGGTTGATGGGACCGCGCACGAAGGGTATTGAGCTGGAAAAAATATCTCAGTAGCCTGGAGAGACGAGTCTGTGAAAAGACTGCTTACGGCAGCCGTAAAATCGCTCTCATTGATTGACAGCGCACTCTCCGCGAAACGCCAGAGATTTGCTTTGCGTTGTGCGAGCGACATTGAGCCCTGTTTTGGACGCCTCGCTGATCGACGGTGCGCGTCTTTCGCGCGTTGGGGAACACATCTACCCCATGCGGGCTTATCGCTATTTGTCGAGCGGTCTCACACGCCGATAATTGTCAATTATGACTCTGCCGTGGAACGAGATGCGCGACCGAATCGACGACGAGATCACCTTTCGCAAGCTGGAAGTCCTGCTCGCATTCATGGCGACGGGAAACCTCTCGAAGGCGGCAGAGGCGCTGAACGTGAGCACGGTGAGCGTGCACCGCGCGCTGCATTCGCTCGAACAGGGTGTGCGATGCGCGCTGTTCAGGCATGAAGGCCGTAGCCTCAAATCGACGGAGGCGGCACAAATGCTTGCGGACGTGGCGCAAGAGGTGCTCACGCTGATGTCCGACGGCATTCGCGCAACGCGTGAAGCCGCGGGCTATTCATCGGATCGGATCAAGATCGGCTCGCTTTACTCGCTGACCATCAAGACCGTGCCCGGCATCGTCGTCGATATTAAGGTGCGACGGCCTACGCTTCAGGTCGAGCTCGTGCTCGGGTCGAATGCCGAGTTGCTCGACAAGCTGAAGCAGGGCACCGTCGATGCGGCCTTGCTGGCGTTGCCGGACGCGGAACCCGAAGTCGAATCCATCCCGCTTTTCGAAGACGACATATTTTTCGCGGCACCCGCTGATTCGCCGTACGCGAATCAGGAAGCGGTCGATTTGCGGGACTGCCGCGATGAGACATTCGTTTCGCTCGGCGAGGGGTTCGTGACGTATCACGGATTTCTGGAGGCGTTCCGCGTCGCGGACTTCACTCCGAACGTGACGATGAGAGTCAACGATATTTTTTCGCTAATGAACCTGGTGAGTGGTGGGGTGGGCTATACGCTATTGCCGGGCCGCGTGCGCGGCGTGTTCGGCGACAAGGTGCAATTTATTCCTCTTAAGCCGCAATACCTGATGCGCCAGACAATCGGTGTCAGCTTTCTGCGCGCACGCGAGCGCGATCCAAACCTGTTGGCGCTCATGGCCGTCTGCCGTCTTCGCACGAGAAGCGTTGGCTGAGGTTTTAGCCCTCACTCGCGCAGCCTTTCCCGCTCGATCAGCGCGCTCAGGTCCGGCAGCGCGGTGTCGCTGCAACTCACCGCGACCCCCTCTGCAAAAATTGCGCTGCTTAACCGGGTCAGCACGTTGGCGGGCGGCATCTCGACGGCCAGACGTGCGCCTCGTTCCCAAGCAAGCCTCATGGTGTCATGCCAGCGCACTGGCCGCGCCATGTTGCCCGCAAGATCGGCCGCAATGCGCGGGCCATCGAAGAGCGGGCGCGCAGTGCTGCTGCTCAGATAGGTAATGCGAGGCGCACGCGCGGTGACCTGGCCGAATGCATCGGCGAGCGTGGCCGCAGGTGCGTCGAGCAATGCGCAATGCGAAGGGACCGCGACGTCGAGACGCTCGCAACGTTGCGCTCCGTGTTCGTTCGCAAGGCTGGCGAGACGTTGCATGGCCGCATCGCTGCCCGCGACCACCATCTGCGTCGGTGCATTGATGTTGGCCAGAAATACCGGCATGGCGGTGCTGTTCACTTCCGCTATCAAACGTTCGAGCGCGCGCTGCGTCATGCCGACGATGGCGGTCATGCCGTAGCCGTGCGGGAAGGCCTGTTCCATCAACTGTCCGCGCAATGCGACGAGTCTGACAGCGTCGGCGTAGCCAAGTGCGCCCGCGACGACGGCGGCTGGATACGCGCCGATCGACAGGCCCGTGACAATATCGGGCGCATTGCCGTGGGCGCAGACTAAGCGTGCTTGTGCGACGCCCGCAATCAGCAGGCAAAGTTGAACCGCGATAGTGGAGCGCAACGAGTTTGTATCGTCCAGCGACAGGGCGTCGTAGCAAAGCGTTTCGCTGGCTTCTTCAAGTGCGTGAGCGGCCTCGGGGTGATCTGGCAGCGTGTGCAGCATGCCGGTGCGCTGTGCGCCCTGGCCCGGAAATGTGAACAGTACGCTCATGATGCTTTTGCAGCCCACGGGTCCGCTGTCAGCAGGGGACCACGGTTCGTCTTCACCAGCATGCGATCGGCGTTGTCGGCCCACTCCGCCGGCGCGAAGCCGCCGCGACCGGTATTGACCTGCATATCGATGCGAGCGGCTTTCGCTTTCAGCAGAGAGAACAGCGCGCGGGCTGCCTCCCGCGAAAATGGCCGTGCCGCGCGCATCAGCCATTCCCTTGCCACCCGCGCAGGCAAGTCTTTTCTCAAGCGCATGTCTTGTGCGCGGGTCCGAGGGCGATCGTGCGGCTTGAACGAGCCGTCGAGGGTGTCATTGGCGGGCGACAAGGGATGCTCCTTCGCGCGGTACAGGCGGGGATCGCCACACTCAGGCGCCGACCAGCGCTTTGGTCGCAAAGAACAGTAGGGACGGTCCGAGCAGGCAACCGACGCCTGTATGAAACGTTGCGATCAGCGCGCCGTAGGGAACGAGACGGCGATCGGTAGCGGCCAGCCCCGCGCTCACGCCGCTGACGGTGCCGGCGAGTCCGCCGAAGATCATCGCCGAGCGCGGCGTCTTCAATCCCATGAAGCCGGCGGCGAGCGGTGTGCCGATCATCACGATGATCGCCTTGATGAGGCCGGTGGCGATGCTGAGTGCGATCACGTCGGAGCTTGCGCCGATTGCAGCGCCCGTCACAGGTCCCACGATATAGGTAACCGCGCCCGCGCCG belongs to Paraburkholderia aromaticivorans and includes:
- a CDS encoding phosphoribosyl-dephospho-CoA transferase MdcG domain-containing protein, translating into MSPANDTLDGSFKPHDRPRTRAQDMRLRKDLPARVAREWLMRAARPFSREAARALFSLLKAKAARIDMQVNTGRGGFAPAEWADNADRMLVKTNRGPLLTADPWAAKAS
- a CDS encoding LysR family transcriptional regulator gives rise to the protein MRDRIDDEITFRKLEVLLAFMATGNLSKAAEALNVSTVSVHRALHSLEQGVRCALFRHEGRSLKSTEAAQMLADVAQEVLTLMSDGIRATREAAGYSSDRIKIGSLYSLTIKTVPGIVVDIKVRRPTLQVELVLGSNAELLDKLKQGTVDAALLALPDAEPEVESIPLFEDDIFFAAPADSPYANQEAVDLRDCRDETFVSLGEGFVTYHGFLEAFRVADFTPNVTMRVNDIFSLMNLVSGGVGYTLLPGRVRGVFGDKVQFIPLKPQYLMRQTIGVSFLRARERDPNLLALMAVCRLRTRSVG
- the mdcH gene encoding malonate decarboxylase subunit epsilon, whose translation is MSVLFTFPGQGAQRTGMLHTLPDHPEAAHALEEASETLCYDALSLDDTNSLRSTIAVQLCLLIAGVAQARLVCAHGNAPDIVTGLSIGAYPAAVVAGALGYADAVRLVALRGQLMEQAFPHGYGMTAIVGMTQRALERLIAEVNSTAMPVFLANINAPTQMVVAGSDAAMQRLASLANEHGAQRCERLDVAVPSHCALLDAPAATLADAFGQVTARAPRITYLSSSTARPLFDGPRIAADLAGNMARPVRWHDTMRLAWERGARLAVEMPPANVLTRLSSAIFAEGVAVSCSDTALPDLSALIERERLRE